The genomic region TGTGAAAGCGCCAATATCGGTCTTATAGCCCAATTTGAGCCCTTCCTTGTGGTGAACAAGCCAAGAATATTTCGTCAATTTTGCCTCTTCTATCTCCGGAAACTCCCAAGTTTCAAATCTCATACTAGTAGCTCATTCTCTTCTTTAACAGGTTCTTATCTATTTTTATCCCAGCTAAGATTTTAGCAATTCTTTCCCCTGCCCGACCATCCCCGTACGGATTTTTACCGCTCCTTGATTTTGCTTTAAATGCTTCATCGTCAAGAGCTGTTCGTATCGCAGCTGCAATTTGTGCCCGATTGTACCCGACGTCAATGATATTCTCAGCCCGCTGTCGCCCTTGCTGCCGCGAGCCGATGTTCACCACAGGCACCCCGAACGACGGCGCCTCAATAATGCCGCTACTTGAATTGCCAACGAGCAAGCTTGCTATCTTCATTAAACTGAGATACTCTTCGTGCGATATACTTTTAAAGGTTCCGATGAATGGGTATTTCTCCGTTTCGTATTCTTTTATTACCTCGATCATTCTTCGTCCGCCTGCATCTGCGTTTGGATAGATCAGAATTGTTTGGTATTGCAAATCCGCGATGGCTTCCAGCGTTTCACGAATCTGGCCCGGAGCCTCATCGACTTCGGTCGTTACGGGATGCTGAAGAACAAGTAAAAGAGGTTGTGAAAGATCCAGATGGTATTTTTCTGCCAATACAGGTGGCTCGATGAACTTTTCATGGAAAATGGTCTCAAGGCCCGGCGCGCCAACGGTAAACGTATATGAAGGATCCTCACCCATGGCAATGATTCGCTGCGCGCTTTCTTTCGTGGCCGGAAAGTGGATATGTGCCAGTTTAGTAATGGCGTGTCGGACAGGTTCGTCAACGTTCCCCGAGACGTCTCCACCATGAATATGGCCGATAGGGATATTCATAAAGGTTGCGGCGACTGCACCCGCAAGCATCTCGCCACGATCACCCAGAAGTAATAAAACATCAGGCTTGAGGCGGACCAGCGTTCTTGCTAATTGTACAATACCCTCACCAACAGATCGTGCCATATCCTCGCCGCTATCTTTGGCATACAACCCTTCAATCTTTGCTGCTATTTCAAAGCTATCATTTTCAATTTCTCGTAGAGTAAATCCGAAATCCTGCAGTAGATGCATTCCCATTACGATCAATGAAAGCTCCAATTCAGGATGTGCATCAATCGCTCGAATTACTGGTTTGAGTATCCCGTACTCCGCGCGAGTACCTGTAATGACCGCAATTTTTCTCATGATATTATTTCAAACGTGATCAGCTCGTTACGTTTGATTGCCTTATTTGCTTTCCTTCCAATGACGTTATTCAACTGTTGTGGCTCGAGTCCTGTACCAGGTCGCTTCAGGTCAAGCATCGAAGCAGTAATAATAGTGCCTGCCGAAATATCTTCGCCCGCCACAATACTCCGTCTTGCGACTTTTTTCATCACTTCTTCACTCGGTGTGGGTTTTTTTATCCCGTTTCCAAGAGCTTGCTCTACCGCTCTTATGGTCTTCACCAACTCCATCATCTCCTCAGGCTCCAATGATGCCTGATGGTCGGGCCCCGGTAATGACCTGTCGAGCGTAAAATGCTTCTCGATCACGCACGCGCCCAAAGCGATCGCAGCAACAGTTGCAGTAATCCCAATGGTATGATCTGAAAACCCAACCGGGACTTTGAACGCTTGTTTCAACGTTGTTATAGCCCTCAAATTTGTCTCTGCAATCAGCGCAGGATAATTAGAGACACAGTGAAGCAAAACGATTTCGTGGGCCCCCACATTTCGCAGTATATTAACTGCGGCCTCCACCTCATCTAACATGGACATACCCGTGGACAGTATAATCGGCTTCCCTTTTGTCGCTACGTAGCAAAGTAGTGGGATATTAGTTATCTCTCCAGACGCTATTTTGAATGCGTTAACACCTAATGAATCAAGCAAATCAACACTGGCTTTGTCGAATGGTGAGGATAAGAAAATCATCCCTTTATTTTTTGTATAATCGAACAAGGTGCTAAATTCATCCTTAGTAAGCTCCAATTTTTTGAGCATTTCATACTGTGATTCTCCTTCAGATGCGTTTTTTTCCTGATATTCTGCCTTCTTGGCGCTTTGGGTAACCAGATTATCCGCGCGGAATGTTTGAAATTTTACAGCATCAGCTCCTGCATCCTTTGCGGCGTCAACAAGTTTCTTCGCTAACTGCAAGGAGCCGTTATGATTAACACCCGCCTCAGCGATAATAAAAGTTCTATTTTCGATTATTTTAAAAATATTCATAATGTAAACCCCCCATCCACCACGATATTTTGACCAGTAATATAGCTTGAATAATCACTTAACAAAAACAATAAAACACCTATCAAGTCGTTCGTATTTGCCATTCTCTTCCCCAAAATTACTTTTTCTGAGTAATTTTTGACAAAAATTTCTGGTTGATTATTAAACACTCCCCCAGGTGAAACAGCGTTCACCCTAATATTATATTTTCCAAAGTATGTTGCTAAATATTTAGTGAGGCTTATTATAGCACCTTTAATTGCTGCGTACTCTACAGGCATTGTCATATCTGTTCCTTCGTAAATATCAAATTTTGGTGCGGAAAAACCATAAATGGATGCCATATTTATTATATTACCGTGCTTTTGTTTTACCATAACATTTAATATTTTTTTTGATATTAAAAAATATCCCCCCAAATGCAGATTTACGTTTTCGCAGAAATCTTTAAAAGAAACTTCTTCAATTTTCCTGCCATAATTTTCATTCCTTGGATACGCATTGTTCAATAAAGCATCTATTTCTCCAAATTCATTTAATGCCGTGTCTATTATGTTCTGAACATCCTCTTCACTTGTTATATCCGATTTTTGAAAAATTATATTATTAAATCCTTTTTCTTTTATTTTCTCTATCACTTCGCCTGCCCCCTCTTCATCAATATCCGCTATGACAACATTTGCGCCATATTCTGCACATACTTTTGAAAATGTACTACCTAATAGACCTGCGCCACCAGTTATTATTATTGTTTTGCCTTTTAAATTGAACATATTATCATCCACTTCTAAGTTAATCTTTTAAATCCTTCATGTGCAATTGGTCCTTTTAGTAGATCATAAATATTATCCTCCTTAATAGCCTTTTTAACGATTCCAAATACCTCGCTTACATTCTCCAAATACATCCCAACGTGCTCCTCAGTGTGACTATAAGAAACATATACACTTTTTGATGCTAAAAACCCACGATTTAACATTTCTTGCGTGAAGAGGGTAAGCAAAGCCTGACTATCATCTCCATAATCAAAAACAAAAGTTGTTAATGGTGGAATACCCAGTATATCTATTTTCAAATCGTGTTCTTCTGATAGTTTCCTCCATCCAGAACTTATCAAATTCCCTATTTTACATAAATAAGAAGGAACGTTATTATCCATCATTTTGTTTATCGTAGTTATGGATGCAACAGGACCAATGCTCTCAGTCCAATATGTACTACTTATAAAACTATTTTGTGCCATATCCATGATACCTCCTTTTCCAACAATCGCGGCCATTGGAAATCCATTACTCATCGCTTTTCCATAAACGGCCATATCAGGAGGGATATTGTAAAGTTCGTGAATTCCCCCGATATTCATTCTCCATCCTGATGTTATTTCATCAAATATTAAAACAGCACCAATCTCGTCAGCAATTTTTCTCACATTTCCTAAGAAATTATTTTTTGGCTCTTGATGTCTTATTGGCTCCACTACAATTACACCAATGTCATTATTTTTTATAATATCTTCAAGTTCTTCTATTTCATTATAATTAAAAGGGATTGCAGTTCCTTTTAAACCTCTAGGAACGCCTAAGGGTTCTAACCCTGGGAGCAATTGTCCATCCAAATTCTTATCATCAGCTAAGTTCGCTGATAAATACCAATCATGCCATCCATGATAGCCACAGAATGCTATTTTATCTTTTTTAGTATAAGCACGTGCAATTCTTACTGCTACTGCCATTGCCTCTCCGCCCGTCTTTGTATATTTTACCATATCTGCCCATGGATGTAGATGCAATAATAATTCAGCCAATTTAACTTCTTCAGGACAGTTCAATGTGCACATCGAGCTCGAATCTATAATTTCTTTAACAGCGTTGTTCACATCGTCGTCAGCATATCCCAAAATGCAAGTTCCTACGCCCATAATTGACATATCAATAAATCTGTTACCATCCAAGTCAAAAATTTCGACACCTTTCGCGTATTTGTAGTAAGAAGGCCATTGATTTGGCAGAAACATTTCTGAACGCTTTGAGAGTAGTTGGTTACCACCAGGTATAATCTGTTTTGCTTTGTTCCATAACGCAATACCGACATTCCTATTTTCGGTCATAATTCCTTTTCTATTTTTGCCTTCATTAAAGCTTCTATACATATAAAGTCACTTAGTTCGTCTACTTCTAAGGATTTATATTTTTGGACAACATAAGCTAAAGTTAATTCATGATAAAAAGTTCTATTTTTTTTGAGCGCTTCTATTTTTGATATGTAGATGCTCCCCTCAAAGAAGTATACTTCTTCTAATTCTTGCCGTCTCAAAAATTTGAAATTGCTTGTGCCATCCGGTTTTCTGATAAAACCCATGTCGTTGATTACTACATTAAATTCTGGATGGCTACTTTCTAACTTGGCAATGCCGACAATGGCTTTTGCTTTAGGATTGTTAACTAGCATTTTAACACAGTTGTCTATGTCTTCTACATCCCTAAGGGGTGAAGTTGGTTCTAGTAACACGACTAAATCAAAGTATTCATCTCTTTTTTCAAACCAATTAATCGCATGCAGAATTACTTCAATTGTCGGGGAATCATCTCTGGCCAATTCTTTAGGTCTTAAGAACGAAACTTCGGCACCGTATTCCTTTGAAATCTCAGCAATTTCTTCATCTTCAGTACTCACAATCACTTTGTCAATATATTTGCTCTTTTTTGCCTGTTCTATTGTCCATGCTATCAACGGTTTGCCTAACAAAGGTTTTATATTTTTCCTCGGGAGTCCCTTAGAGCCACCGCGTGCAGGGATTATCGCAATGATCTTATATCTCATTCTTTTTTTGCCCACGCCGTTATCAGCAGGGTGATTAACTTGACCCTTTTAGTAGCTTTCCTATCTACTGTAAGTGACGTTTATAAATAAATCTTTCTATGTGTTTTTAAATCGTTTTTTGGTATTATTATCATATAATAATTAGATTGGCTATATTCTTATTTTATCCTCATATTTTTAATTACTTTTTATATAATAACTTTATTGCCACAAACTGTGCGTAGGTCTTTTGACTTTTAAACGCCTGCTGTTTGCAGACTGCTTTACTCATTACTACCACCGTAGCTTCGATTTTCAGAAGAGATTAAGTTTCATTTTCAAGTCGATTAATAAAATTTCTCAAATTTTTGAGAGAATCTCCCTTGAAATATTCAAAAGATTTCTGTAAAGCTTCTTTGGAATGTTTATCATAATTTAAAAGTATTAAATTTAATTTCATAATATAATCATCTACATTGTCTGCAATAAATGAAGATTTTTGATCTATAATTTCTGAAATGTTATCGGCATATTTCCCTTTTATGTTGATGACGATGTTCGGTTTTCCGAAAGCGAGCGCTTCTATTGCACAGGTAGAGAAGACAGTAGAGTGGACATTAATAATTTTCATAAGATGGTATACATTATCTTGCTTATCTGCGACATAAACATTCCCTAACTTCTGTAAATTCTGGTATTCTTTTTTATCAAAAGGATGGGGCTTAAAAATAATCCCTATATTTTTATTTTTTTCATCCAATCGTTTCGATAAATTAATTGAAAAATCTTCAACTGCTAGAGCTATGTGTAGCAAAGAATCAGACGTAATAAGTATAGTATAGCGGTAATTGGTAATAAAATTATCCAAATTATTCTTAACAGATATTTCTTTTCCTTTCATTACCGCTAAGTAAGGGAATCCAATGCTGGCAACGTTTTGCGAGTCGAAAAGATTACCCTTTTTAACTATTTCTGAGAATTTATTCCCGTAAGAGAGGAAATAATCCGGTAAGCAATCTCGGTTCAGAGAATTAGTGGCTTTTACGTATCCAATAGAATATCTAGTTATAAAACCATGCTGCACCTCAACTGTTGGAATTCCAAGCTCTTTACAAGCCTGAGACAATGCCATATGAAAACGAGTATATCCACACCTTATAATCACACCTTTTGGATTGATCTTTTCTAAAAGGGTCTTTAAAAAAAATTTAACTGATAAAAAAATTCCGATGGAAGAATATATATATTTTTCAAATTCTTTTTTATTTACAGAATATTCAGCAGATATGTAGGTTATTAAATCAGTGAGTATCATATTATTTATTATTTTTGGGGATTTATTAAATGCCTCGAAATAGACTATTTTCCAAAAAGTCTTTGTAAAAACAGGGATATACATTGGCACATAATTTTTAGAATATACATCACCATTGTATTTAATCCTATAACCTTGTTCATTTGGCCATTCAAAAATGGTAAATGTTTCTCCCAGTACTTCATAAAGTGGATCCATATATATATCAAAATACTTTCCCCGCCACAATTTCCTACTTTCCGTACCCGAAAAACCGCAAAAATCAATCCTTTTCGGGAAGCTAATTGGTAAAAGGCTGGTCACTAAATAATTAATTTTTTTTTTGTAGGAGTTAATATTTTTGGATAATGATAAGTCTCCCTTCTGAAAATAGTAAAAAATAACTATACGCAATAAATTCCATAGCTTGGTTCCATCCGTGAGCGCGATAGAGTCTACGTGGTAAAGTTCTTCCACATCCTTTATCATTTGAAATGCTACAGAGTGCAACTTTAAGTTTTTCATAGCGTTCACTTCGTTTAACCATATTTTTAAAAGATAAAAATCCCGTGGCACTACGACCACCTCTTTGCTTTTCACGTGACCCTGAAAACTTTTGAAAACGTTTGCGATTCTGGAATCGTGTATCGTGATGTTCTTTTGTTTGCCCCTTCTTGTGGACGAAGAGACCACCAACCCAGAAGAGAAGAGGGTTCATTTTTTGTTCTTTTTTCATAAGACAGGTGTGAGAATAGCTGTCTTTACCGCACCTACGGGTATCAAGCAGCCATGGAAGTCATCAGTTTTTGTAAATCTTCGTAAATCTTTTCCACTATTCCTGCCACGCTATCCGATCAACCAAGTGTGACACAGTTCTTACAGTATACAGTAATTATTCACCTTGGTGATTAAGAATACGACGCATAGATACTTTTATCGTCATATCTCCATCACTTCCTTATACATTTGTAACATTTTAT from Methanomicrobia archaeon harbors:
- the neuC gene encoding UDP-N-acetylglucosamine 2-epimerase (hydrolyzing) yields the protein MMRKIAVITGTRAEYGILKPVIRAIDAHPELELSLIVMGMHLLQDFGFTLREIENDSFEIAAKIEGLYAKDSGEDMARSVGEGIVQLARTLVRLKPDVLLLLGDRGEMLAGAVAATFMNIPIGHIHGGDVSGNVDEPVRHAITKLAHIHFPATKESAQRIIAMGEDPSYTFTVGAPGLETIFHEKFIEPPVLAEKYHLDLSQPLLLVLQHPVTTEVDEAPGQIRETLEAIADLQYQTILIYPNADAGGRRMIEVIKEYETEKYPFIGTFKSISHEEYLSLMKIASLLVGNSSSGIIEAPSFGVPVVNIGSRQQGRQRAENIIDVGYNRAQIAAAIRTALDDEAFKAKSRSGKNPYGDGRAGERIAKILAGIKIDKNLLKKRMSY
- the neuB gene encoding N-acetylneuraminate synthase gives rise to the protein MNIFKIIENRTFIIAEAGVNHNGSLQLAKKLVDAAKDAGADAVKFQTFRADNLVTQSAKKAEYQEKNASEGESQYEMLKKLELTKDEFSTLFDYTKNKGMIFLSSPFDKASVDLLDSLGVNAFKIASGEITNIPLLCYVATKGKPIILSTGMSMLDEVEAAVNILRNVGAHEIVLLHCVSNYPALIAETNLRAITTLKQAFKVPVGFSDHTIGITATVAAIALGACVIEKHFTLDRSLPGPDHQASLEPEEMMELVKTIRAVEQALGNGIKKPTPSEEVMKKVARRSIVAGEDISAGTIITASMLDLKRPGTGLEPQQLNNVIGRKANKAIKRNELITFEIIS
- a CDS encoding SDR family oxidoreductase yields the protein MFNLKGKTIIITGGAGLLGSTFSKVCAEYGANVVIADIDEEGAGEVIEKIKEKGFNNIIFQKSDITSEEDVQNIIDTALNEFGEIDALLNNAYPRNENYGRKIEEVSFKDFCENVNLHLGGYFLISKKILNVMVKQKHGNIINMASIYGFSAPKFDIYEGTDMTMPVEYAAIKGAIISLTKYLATYFGKYNIRVNAVSPGGVFNNQPEIFVKNYSEKVILGKRMANTNDLIGVLLFLLSDYSSYITGQNIVVDGGFTL
- a CDS encoding aminotransferase class III-fold pyridoxal phosphate-dependent enzyme; the protein is MTENRNVGIALWNKAKQIIPGGNQLLSKRSEMFLPNQWPSYYKYAKGVEIFDLDGNRFIDMSIMGVGTCILGYADDDVNNAVKEIIDSSSMCTLNCPEEVKLAELLLHLHPWADMVKYTKTGGEAMAVAVRIARAYTKKDKIAFCGYHGWHDWYLSANLADDKNLDGQLLPGLEPLGVPRGLKGTAIPFNYNEIEELEDIIKNNDIGVIVVEPIRHQEPKNNFLGNVRKIADEIGAVLIFDEITSGWRMNIGGIHELYNIPPDMAVYGKAMSNGFPMAAIVGKGGIMDMAQNSFISSTYWTESIGPVASITTINKMMDNNVPSYLCKIGNLISSGWRKLSEEHDLKIDILGIPPLTTFVFDYGDDSQALLTLFTQEMLNRGFLASKSVYVSYSHTEEHVGMYLENVSEVFGIVKKAIKEDNIYDLLKGPIAHEGFKRLT
- a CDS encoding acylneuraminate cytidylyltransferase family protein, producing MRYKIIAIIPARGGSKGLPRKNIKPLLGKPLIAWTIEQAKKSKYIDKVIVSTEDEEIAEISKEYGAEVSFLRPKELARDDSPTIEVILHAINWFEKRDEYFDLVVLLEPTSPLRDVEDIDNCVKMLVNNPKAKAIVGIAKLESSHPEFNVVINDMGFIRKPDGTSNFKFLRRQELEEVYFFEGSIYISKIEALKKNRTFYHELTLAYVVQKYKSLEVDELSDFICIEALMKAKIEKEL
- a CDS encoding CDP-glycerol glycerophosphotransferase family protein; translated protein: MPRDFYLLKIWLNEVNAMKNLKLHSVAFQMIKDVEELYHVDSIALTDGTKLWNLLRIVIFYYFQKGDLSLSKNINSYKKKINYLVTSLLPISFPKRIDFCGFSGTESRKLWRGKYFDIYMDPLYEVLGETFTIFEWPNEQGYRIKYNGDVYSKNYVPMYIPVFTKTFWKIVYFEAFNKSPKIINNMILTDLITYISAEYSVNKKEFEKYIYSSIGIFLSVKFFLKTLLEKINPKGVIIRCGYTRFHMALSQACKELGIPTVEVQHGFITRYSIGYVKATNSLNRDCLPDYFLSYGNKFSEIVKKGNLFDSQNVASIGFPYLAVMKGKEISVKNNLDNFITNYRYTILITSDSLLHIALAVEDFSINLSKRLDEKNKNIGIIFKPHPFDKKEYQNLQKLGNVYVADKQDNVYHLMKIINVHSTVFSTCAIEALAFGKPNIVINIKGKYADNISEIIDQKSSFIADNVDDYIMKLNLILLNYDKHSKEALQKSFEYFKGDSLKNLRNFINRLENET